A part of Tigriopus californicus strain San Diego chromosome 10, Tcal_SD_v2.1, whole genome shotgun sequence genomic DNA contains:
- the LOC131888625 gene encoding irregular chiasm C-roughest protein-like, with the protein MYLWNFKAFMLFAACATGGFKTALAQLTKGDGTDNGIAPQKFLRQPADQTAIQGEHVTLPCRVENKLGMLQWTRDGFGLGTERNLTGFDRYHMSGSDDEGDFTLDIDPVVLEDDALFQCQVGAAEGVDPIRSSDAKLTILVPPEAPVILNGPEMRTTEDREVEFECISRGGKPAAEITWIGGSGTVIETGITKTTNDVENTKRLTTISKLKLTAKKAHHNTTLTCQAQNSADRQPKSTSVFLTVEYAPDVTVTVDHTPLYEGDTAVFTCTAHANPSDMSYRWFMDNNIVTGNHGTQLRLESLSRQQNNKIVKCEVSNKIGKSEETETLNINYSPKFIEKPKDVSGERDQDATLTCEVDGNPATSYTWFKNGDFQTVRGYTSKLTVKISEATIGKYICRASVKDFQEISASAEIMMKGPPHIIRRNSIQYGYEGTTIRLTCDAFAIPPPNTIIWGMHGYSLPPSSDHYAIEEEGRKDGMKSTLIIHDSVEADFADYNCTVRNSHGEDSFVITLEQQNSLPIVIILSAIIGGIILTMFVIMVMVVCRKTTFTMKREKAGKSLNGGTAKTNGATNSLHREGLNNGAPLQGPSDMKPLTSGLDMVDGDEDQAWDHESLPESIANGPRLVNGYGDYNQTNLNPLDGHVMGNHHAMAGDFMPSHPSNYNPNYGYLPPPPPPHPSHQLMAQGSTHLPENGNPYNGLNVSDPRYSAKYGNPYLRTSNNSMHGSPQMNLRTSPRPVKNLNNNGRPYATLNNRLGSNNGSGYHHQSYHAGPQDYSGTMVGNGGGATLRRSQKPREQSHVAKQQKSSQAIQTPQQYIVSPEKDSSKNSALATHV; encoded by the exons ATGTATTTATGGAACTTCAAGGCCTTCATGCTCTTTGCGGCATGTGCGACTGGCGGCTTCAAGACTGCCCTCGCCCAATTGACCAAGGGAGACGGAACGGACAATGGGATTGCCCCTCAGAAATTCCTCCGTCAACCCGCAGATCAGACCGCCATCCAAGGCGAGCACGTGACCCTGCCTTGTCGTGTGGAGAATAAGCTGGGAATGCTTCAATGGACCCGGGATGGATTCGGGCTTGGAACCGAAAGGAACCTCACTGGATTTGACAGATACCACATGTCTGGCAGTGACGATGAGG GTGATTTCACGCTTGACATCGATCCTGTTGTTCTGGAAGACGACGCCTTGTTCCAATGCCAAGTGGGGGCTGCTGAAGGGGTGGATCCCATTCGGTCTTCTGATGCCAAACTCACAATTCTCGTCCCACCCGAGGCACCAGTTATCCTCAATGGGCCAGAAATGAGGACCACCGAGGATCGTGAGGTCGAATTCGAGTGCATATCCAGAGGTGGAAAACCAGCGGCTGAG ATCACTTGGATTGGTGGTTCTGGTACCGTCATCGAGACTGGGATCACCAAAACGACGAATGACGTGGAAAACACTAAACGGCTGACTACCATCTCCAAGTTGAAACTCACGGCCAAGAAAGCCCATCACAACACCACATTGACCTGTCAGGCCCAAAACTCGGCCGATCGACAGCCGAAATCCACCAGTGTGTTCCTAACTGTGGAATATGCCCCGGATGTGACCGTCACTGTGGATCACACGCCTTTATACGAAGGAGACACGGCAGTTTTCACTTGCACTGCCCACGCCAATCCTTCAGATATGTCCTATAG ATGGTTCATGGACAACAATATTGTGACGGGAAATCATGGGACCCAATTACGGCTTGAATCGCTGTCTCGCCAACAAAATAACAAGATTGTCAAATGTGAAGTCAGcaataaaattggaaaaagcgAGGAAACAGAGACCTTGAACATCAACT ATTCTCCAAAATTCATTGAGAAACCAAAAGATGTTAGTGGTGAACGCGACCAAGATGCAACCCTCACTTGCGAAGTGGATGGAAATCCGGCTACAAGTTACACATGGTTTAAGAATGGGGATTTTCAAACG GTTCGAGGGTACACTTCCAAACTTACGGTCAAAATATCAGAAGCTACAATTGGGAAATACATTTGCCGAGCCTCGGTCAAAGATTTCCAAGAGATATCGGCTTCGGCAGAGATTATGATGAAAGGTCCTCCTCACATCATTCGCAGGAATTCCATTCAATACGGATACGAAGGAACTACGATCCGTCTGACCTGTGATGCCTTTGCCATCCCCCCTCCTAATACAATCATTTGGGGAATGCATGGGTACTCGTTACCACCGAGTAGCGATCACTATGCCATTGAGGAAGAGGGTCGAAAAGATGGAATGAAGAGTACTCTCATTATCCATGACTCGGTGGAAGCAGACTTTGCCGATTACAACTGCACTGTACGGAATTCTCATGGAGAGGATTCTTTTGTGATAACTTTAGAACAGCAAA ATAGCCTCCCTATTGTCATCATTTTGTCTGCCATTATTGGTGGAATAATTCTTACTATGTTCGTTATCATGGTTATGGTTGTGTGTCGCAAAACCACCTTCACcatgaaaagagagaaagctGGCAAATCCCTCAATGGGGGCACAGCTAAAACCAATGGTGCCACAAATTCACTTCATAGGGAGGGATTGAACAACGGAGCACCACTCCAAGGGCCTTCAGATATGAAACCATTGACTTCTGGACTAGATATGGTCGATGGCGACGAGGATCAGGCTTGGGATCACGAGAGTCTGCCTGAATCAATTGCCAACGGCCCGAGACTGGTAAATGGTTATGGCGACTACAACCAAACTAATTTGAACCCACTG GATGGTCATGTTATGGGCAATCATCATGCTATGGCTGGAGATTTCATGCCTTCGCATCCTTCCAACTATAATCCAAACTACGGATacctcccccctccccctcctcctcatcctAGTCATCAACTCATGGCCCAAGGTAGCACCCACCTTCCAGAAAATGGCAACCCATACAACGGTCTCAACGTGAGTGATCCCAGGTATTCTGCCAAATATGGAAACCCTTACCTTCGGACTTCCAACAACTCCATGCACGGCTCGCCACAGATGAATCTTCGGACTTCGCCTCGCCCAGTTAAAAATTTAAACAACAACGGAAGACCTTATGCAACGCTGAATAATAGATTAGGATCGAACAATGGATCAGGATATCACCACCAAAGCTACCACGCCGGTCCTCAGGATTACTCGGGAACCATGGTGGGCAATGGAGGGGGTGCCACGTTGAGACGGTCTCAAAAGCCCCGAGAGCAATCTCATGTGGCAAAACAGCAAAAATCTAGTCAAGCCATTCAAACTCCGCAACAGTATATAGTGTCGCCGGAAAAAGATAGTTCCAAAAACTCCGCATTG